From the genome of Deltaproteobacteria bacterium, one region includes:
- a CDS encoding superoxide dismutase, which produces MAFELPTLPYSTDALMPHMSPETFQYHYGKHHKAYVDNLNKLVPGTEFEKMSLEDIVKKSSGPMFNNAAQIWNHSFFWNCLSPNGGGEPTGALADAIKADFGSFQAFKDKFTETAVKTFGSGWAWLVKNKNTGKLECVSTSNAGCPLTDGHKPILTVDVWEHAYYVDFRNDRAKFVETYWKLVNWKHATNCFQS; this is translated from the coding sequence ATGGCATTCGAACTACCCACTCTGCCCTATTCGACCGATGCGCTTATGCCGCACATGTCGCCAGAAACGTTTCAGTATCACTACGGAAAACACCACAAAGCCTACGTCGACAATTTAAATAAACTTGTCCCAGGTACCGAATTCGAAAAAATGAGTTTAGAGGACATCGTTAAAAAGTCCTCGGGACCAATGTTCAACAATGCTGCTCAAATTTGGAATCACAGCTTCTTTTGGAACTGCCTTTCACCAAACGGTGGCGGCGAACCAACTGGCGCTCTCGCCGATGCAATCAAAGCAGACTTCGGCTCGTTCCAAGCCTTCAAAGATAAGTTTACTGAAACTGCAGTGAAAACTTTCGGCTCCGGCTGGGCGTGGCTCGTAAAAAACAAAAACACAGGTAAACTAGAGTGCGTATCAACTTCCAACGCGGGTTGCCCACTGACAGATGGTCACAAGCCGATTTTGACTGTCGATGTTTGGGAGCATGCGTACTATGTGGATTTCCGCAACGATCGAGCAAAGTTTGTAGAAACATACTGGAAACTTGTTAACTGGAAGCACGCGACGAACTGCTTTCAGTCGTAA
- a CDS encoding chloride channel protein, producing the protein MAFFLVLLSSIFFYLSLDFLSTFRASHTYLTFFVPLLVLLLVFERRISRFRLSSREEVKNLMSPSRPRASIYAGVFLMVQSLVVHFFGGSVGREGIGIQLGAWSARWANAPRWYRAGCIATGITVILGAPITATAFLFESALMQKKKFNWLEVIAVPVMATGADLLIKGIGIKHFSFPRFGVSALGQLADAKSMAIVVGLILLVTLLSAIFLQILARTAAMVSIATDRSLLFGAGGFLGFFTFVAFFFGEMAGLTGLGSQVWPSLYGSETAALEIGPQLLLLAILKVAFTAGFSGLGFKGGEVTPMLVVGTFCGVYLATVSVPILAVIAFSTVWGVTARRPFVAAALGYEYFGGAAIAAGLVTFLSLKLGDAIFKSRLIKNEKVRNAWQCGLYD; encoded by the coding sequence ATGGCTTTTTTCTTGGTCCTTCTTTCCTCTATTTTCTTTTACCTATCGTTAGATTTCCTTTCGACCTTTCGCGCGTCCCACACGTATTTGACATTTTTTGTTCCACTACTGGTTTTATTATTAGTTTTTGAACGAAGGATTTCTAGGTTCCGACTCTCTTCTCGCGAAGAAGTGAAAAATCTGATGTCGCCATCGCGACCTCGAGCGTCTATTTATGCCGGTGTATTTTTGATGGTCCAGTCGTTGGTCGTTCACTTTTTTGGAGGCTCTGTTGGTAGGGAGGGAATTGGAATCCAGCTTGGAGCGTGGTCAGCACGATGGGCTAATGCACCACGCTGGTATCGCGCCGGCTGCATCGCAACTGGAATTACAGTGATCCTTGGTGCGCCGATCACGGCAACGGCGTTTCTTTTTGAATCTGCCCTCATGCAGAAAAAGAAGTTCAATTGGCTGGAAGTGATTGCCGTGCCGGTGATGGCTACGGGCGCAGACCTTTTGATAAAAGGGATCGGCATCAAACATTTTTCGTTTCCGCGGTTTGGTGTTTCCGCTTTAGGTCAATTGGCGGATGCGAAAAGCATGGCTATTGTTGTTGGACTCATTTTGTTAGTGACGCTTCTTAGCGCGATTTTTTTGCAGATTCTGGCTCGGACGGCAGCAATGGTTTCGATCGCGACCGATCGCAGTCTGTTGTTTGGAGCAGGTGGTTTTTTAGGCTTCTTCACGTTTGTCGCCTTCTTCTTCGGGGAAATGGCCGGCCTCACTGGCCTCGGCTCGCAGGTGTGGCCATCGCTTTACGGGAGTGAAACCGCTGCGCTGGAAATTGGACCCCAGTTATTGCTGTTAGCAATTCTTAAAGTGGCATTCACTGCTGGGTTTTCGGGCCTTGGTTTCAAGGGTGGAGAAGTGACTCCGATGCTGGTCGTGGGCACGTTTTGCGGCGTTTACCTGGCGACAGTTTCAGTGCCGATCTTGGCGGTCATTGCGTTTTCAACGGTGTGGGGAGTTACCGCAAGACGGCCGTTTGTCGCGGCAGCATTGGGCTACGAATACTTTGGCGGCGCGGCCATCGCAGCCGGCCTCGTGACTTTTCTTAGTTTGAAATTGGGCGACGCCATTTTTAAATCGCGACTTATTAAGAACGAAAAAGTCCGCAATGCCTGGCAGTGCGGACTTTATGACTGA
- the mgtE gene encoding magnesium transporter has protein sequence MNEIESQEVSLVARLLESWPHLSSEDRLQTFRGLSADDSEDLFLALDPRSNAGLFIDFNRAERRLWIRFLAPDDAADLIQELPESYRPDALQLIDEKVRREIIALLSYREDEAGGLMSPRFVRVRPDMLVAEALRYVRQQALIVDPIHYVYVLDSSQRLMGVMSLRQLFVSAAEKKISDVMQEKVVTVPDEMDQEHVSRIFQQQRFVALPVIDREGRMQGIVTVDDILDVSQEEATEDIHKMGGQEALDAPYPQVPLKEMVRKRAGWLMLLFVGGMFTTTAMERFQNEIEKAVVLSLFIPLIISSGGNVGSQATTLIIRSLALGELRLTDWSKVLVKEIITGLSLGGILACVGFLRIVLWPNASHHYTEHFHLVGIAVAISLVGVVLFGSVVGAMLPFILRRLRLDPASASAPFVATLVDVTGLVIYFSVARVLLRNALL, from the coding sequence ATGAACGAAATCGAGTCTCAAGAAGTGAGCCTCGTGGCAAGACTCCTAGAGTCCTGGCCACACTTGTCATCCGAAGATCGCCTTCAAACCTTTCGCGGTCTCTCGGCCGATGATTCGGAAGACCTTTTCCTCGCGCTGGATCCAAGAAGCAACGCTGGGCTGTTTATTGATTTTAATCGCGCAGAACGCCGCCTTTGGATTCGTTTTCTAGCACCAGACGATGCCGCCGATCTCATTCAGGAGCTTCCCGAATCTTATCGACCCGACGCCTTGCAATTAATTGACGAAAAAGTTCGTCGTGAAATCATCGCGCTGCTTTCCTACCGAGAAGATGAGGCTGGCGGACTTATGAGTCCCCGCTTCGTGCGCGTGAGACCTGATATGCTTGTCGCGGAAGCGCTTCGCTATGTCCGCCAACAAGCACTTATTGTTGACCCAATTCATTACGTGTACGTTCTAGATTCGAGTCAGCGCCTGATGGGCGTTATGTCACTTCGTCAGCTTTTTGTTTCTGCGGCAGAAAAGAAAATTTCTGATGTCATGCAGGAAAAAGTGGTCACTGTTCCGGACGAGATGGACCAGGAGCACGTCTCTCGAATTTTTCAACAGCAACGTTTCGTTGCCCTACCCGTCATCGACCGCGAAGGACGGATGCAGGGGATCGTGACCGTTGATGACATCCTCGATGTTAGCCAAGAAGAAGCCACCGAGGACATTCATAAAATGGGGGGGCAAGAAGCTCTCGATGCCCCGTACCCCCAAGTTCCTTTGAAAGAAATGGTTAGGAAGCGAGCGGGCTGGCTGATGTTACTTTTCGTCGGCGGTATGTTTACTACGACTGCGATGGAACGCTTCCAGAATGAAATCGAAAAAGCGGTCGTGCTTTCTCTTTTCATCCCGTTGATTATTTCTTCAGGTGGAAATGTCGGATCTCAGGCCACTACGCTGATTATCCGCTCATTGGCACTAGGCGAACTCCGACTGACCGATTGGTCAAAAGTCCTTGTTAAAGAAATCATCACGGGACTTTCACTCGGTGGCATCTTGGCTTGCGTTGGTTTTTTACGGATCGTGCTATGGCCGAATGCCTCTCACCATTACACCGAACACTTTCACCTTGTGGGTATCGCGGTGGCTATCAGTCTCGTTGGCGTCGTGCTCTTCGGTTCAGTCGTTGGCGCGATGCTACCGTTTATTCTCCGTCGGCTTCGCCTAGATCCCGCTAGCGCCTCTGCACCATTTGTAGCAACGCTTGTCGATGTCACGGGGCTTGTAATCTATTTCTCTGTTGCGCGGGTATTGCTTAGGAATGCGTTACTTTAG